The Coffea arabica cultivar ET-39 chromosome 10e, Coffea Arabica ET-39 HiFi, whole genome shotgun sequence region GCTGTTCCCTGATGTTTTTGTCTTTTGTGCTTCAAAGATAGCACGTGATAATGTCGTGTGATATTTTATTTTCCGTTCTAAAATGAGACCGGAACACAGAGTATACGAGAGTCAAGGGTGGGAAAAGAGCCTACGCATATTTCTTGGTTCCCATTAaaagaaccttttttttttcttttttcatttcctGGACGGTTAAATCTATTTTATGCTATTCCTTCTCAAGCTCTGTAGGTATGTAGGGCCAAGAACTGGATTCCAacatattttcttgttttcaggGCCTTAGCCTACATGTTTGAAATGGTGCTTTGTTCTGAGTGTCAATTTTCATAGTTTAGAACTAGTATGGAATACAGATCATTTTGGCTAATTTAAGAGATAAGTTGCGTATATTTGTAGAAGAAAGAGTCAAAACAGGGATCATGAACGTCCTAGCTATTTAGTTTTTTGCACATCTAGTCACTCCCCGTTATCTAAAATGCTTTAGTCTTCTGGTAATAGTTCTTGCTAACATGGTGTCTCATTTAATTCAGGTTGTTTGAAACATGTCCTTTTCGGAAGAGGAAACTGATTTAAGTGAATCAGAAGTTGAAGACTACAGCATTCAATGGTACGCGAAACTTAAAGATGGTCATGAAAAACTTGAAGTTTCAGGTGAAGAGTATAGCTGCCCATTCTGTCCTGGGAAAGTCCACAAGTACAGCTTGAAGGACCTATACCAGCATGCTTCAGGAGTTTCCAAGGgttcaacaaaaagaaaaatgaaagatagGGGACAACATCTTGGATTGGTGAGGTACATCGACAGTGATGTTGACATAAAGAAACCATTAGGTGAATCAATCAAGAAGAAGGCTGATGATCCTACCGCAAGTGCTGGTCCAAGTGAAAAATTTGTGCATCCTTGGATGGGAATTGTTGCTAATATTCCCAGGAAGAAGAGAGATGGACGTTATGTTGGAGATAGTGGCTCAAAGCTTAGGGATGATTTCACTTTAAAAGGGTTTAATCCACTCAAGGTGCAACCACTGTGGAACAGGACAGGATTTTCAGGGTATGCAATAATAGAGTTCAATAAGGACTGGCCAGGATTCTGTAATGCAATGGCTTTTGAAAAGAGTTTTGAAGCTGAACATCATGGGAAAAGGGATTACCATGAAGCATGTGATAGGGGTGCAACGTTGTATGGGTGGATTGCTCGCGCTGATGATTATGACTCATCAACAATAATTGGAGAACACCTTAGAAAGAAGGCAGATCTGAAGACTATTGCTGATGTTCAAGAAGAATAGAAGCAAAGAACCTCAATGCTTGTTTCCCATCTTGCCAATGAAATTGAAGTTAAGGACGAGCATATTAAGGATACTGAGATTAAATACAATGAAACTATTCAAAGTATAAGCAATTTGATGACTCAAAAGGATGAGATGCACCGATTGTATAACGAGGG contains the following coding sequences:
- the LOC113711606 gene encoding protein INVOLVED IN DE NOVO 2-like, yielding MSFSEEETDLSESEVEDYSIQWYAKLKDGHEKLEVSGEEYSCPFCPGKVHKYSLKDLYQHASGVSKGSTKRKMKDRGQHLGLVRYIDSDVDIKKPLGESIKKKADDPTASAGPSEKFVHPWMGIVANIPRKKRDGRYVGDSGSKLRDDFTLKGFNPLKVQPLWNRTGFSGYAIIEFNKDWPGFCNAMAFEKSFEAEHHGKRDYHEACDRGATLYGWIARADDYDSSTIIGEHLRKKADLKTIADVQEE